A window of the Virgibacillus pantothenticus genome harbors these coding sequences:
- a CDS encoding ABC transporter permease, translating into MLKLIQNEQGKIFIRKSTWIMYIILAVLIFGNALLTNSFDGLKKDYQGDDWRQVLEEENKELQKEMEEVEGFEDYNNSLIAKNNYYLENDIQPAPYTAWTFVEENINFLSIVSLLTIIIAAGIVANEFRWGTIKLLLIRPISRSGILLSKYITVLLFALYTAIFTLVLMWIFGAIFFGIGDLNPSIVVEGEDGFKTVSLVANVFTSFGFKLVNLVMMATFAFMISAVFRNSSLAIGIAIFLMMGGSSIVTFFADKEWAKYILFAHTDLSQYMDGNFLMLEDNTMGFSITVLVVYYAIFMLLSWIVFTKRDVAGQ; encoded by the coding sequence GATCATGTATATTATCTTAGCCGTGCTTATATTTGGTAATGCTCTTTTAACCAATAGCTTTGATGGTCTAAAGAAGGACTACCAAGGTGACGATTGGCGCCAAGTATTGGAAGAAGAAAATAAAGAACTGCAGAAAGAAATGGAAGAAGTGGAAGGTTTTGAAGACTACAACAATTCCCTTATTGCCAAAAATAATTATTACTTGGAAAATGATATTCAACCTGCCCCTTATACAGCTTGGACTTTTGTTGAAGAAAACATAAATTTTCTATCAATTGTTAGTTTATTAACCATTATTATTGCAGCAGGAATAGTTGCCAATGAGTTCAGATGGGGTACGATTAAATTATTATTAATTCGTCCAATTAGCAGAAGTGGCATCTTATTATCCAAATATATTACCGTCTTACTATTCGCCCTTTATACAGCCATATTTACACTCGTTTTAATGTGGATTTTTGGAGCAATCTTCTTTGGTATTGGCGACTTGAACCCTTCTATTGTTGTGGAAGGAGAAGATGGTTTTAAAACTGTATCACTAGTAGCTAATGTATTTACTAGCTTTGGTTTCAAACTTGTGAACCTTGTAATGATGGCTACGTTTGCGTTTATGATCTCTGCTGTCTTCCGTAATAGTTCATTAGCAATTGGTATTGCTATCTTCCTAATGATGGGCGGTAGCTCTATTGTTACATTCTTTGCTGATAAAGAATGGGCTAAATATATTTTGTTCGCTCACACGGACTTAAGTCAATATATGGATGGAAACTTTCTAATGCTTGAAGATAATACGATGGGCTTTTCTATAACTGTATTAGTTGTATATTACGCCATTTTCATGTTATTGTCATGGATTGTTTTCACAAAGCGCGACGTTGCTGGTCAATAA
- a CDS encoding YkvA family protein has protein sequence MKRLWKRVRFLFTFHRSIPFFKDFFTSKDVANTKKLFFVLLILGYFIFPFDMIPDVILGFGLIDDVSIAVFLLQWMVKMAPEAIKEKYSF, from the coding sequence ATGAAGAGATTATGGAAACGCGTCCGTTTTTTGTTTACGTTCCACCGATCAATTCCTTTCTTTAAGGATTTTTTTACTTCGAAAGATGTAGCCAACACTAAAAAACTTTTCTTTGTATTGCTGATATTAGGATATTTTATTTTTCCATTTGATATGATTCCAGATGTTATATTAGGGTTCGGGTTAATTGATGATGTGTCGATTGCCGTTTTTCTGTTACAATGGATGGTTAAAATGGCGCCAGAAGCAATTAAGGAAAAATATTCATTCTAG
- the typA gene encoding translational GTPase TypA: MQLREDIRNIAIIAHVDHGKTTLVDQMLKYSGTFRENEHVHERAMDSGDIERERGITILAKNTAIKYKDTAINILDTPGHADFGGEVERIMKMVDGVALVVDAYEGTMPQTRFVLKKALEQKLTPMVVLNKIDRPNARPTEVVDEVLDLFIELGADDEQLEFPVVYASALNGTSGYKANEQEETMDPVFQTILEHIPAPIDNREEPLQFQITLLDYNDYVGRIGIGRVVRGTMKVGQQVVILKKDGTQKSFRITKLFGFIGLKRIEIQEAVSGDVVAVAGLEDINVGETVCPQDHPESLPWLRIDEPTLQMTFLVNNSPFAGKEGKFVTARKIEERLLKQLETDVSLRVDPTDSPDAWIVSGRGELHLSILIENMRREGFELQLSKPQVIIKEIDGVKCEPVERVQVDVPEEYTGAIMESLGSRKGEMLDMANQGNGQVRLEFKVPSRGLLGYATEFMSQTRGYGILNHTFEGYEPVIKGQVGGRREGVLVALENGKTSTYGIMQLEDRGVIFVTPGTEVYAGMIVGEHNRDNDLTVNITKEKHLTNVRSATKDQTITIRKSRNMSLEEALQYLNEDEYCEVTPESIRLRKKILNKNEREKAAKRNK, translated from the coding sequence ATGCAATTAAGAGAAGATATTCGCAACATTGCTATCATAGCCCATGTCGATCATGGGAAAACAACGTTAGTAGACCAAATGTTAAAGTATTCCGGAACGTTTCGTGAAAATGAACATGTTCATGAACGAGCGATGGATTCCGGAGATATTGAACGAGAACGAGGGATTACGATACTGGCTAAAAATACAGCCATTAAATATAAAGACACAGCCATTAATATTTTGGACACACCAGGCCACGCGGATTTCGGTGGAGAAGTGGAACGAATTATGAAAATGGTGGATGGGGTAGCGTTAGTAGTCGATGCTTATGAAGGGACGATGCCACAAACACGTTTTGTACTAAAAAAAGCCCTTGAACAGAAATTAACCCCAATGGTCGTTTTAAATAAAATTGACCGCCCGAATGCAAGACCAACTGAAGTAGTAGATGAAGTATTAGATTTATTCATAGAATTAGGAGCAGATGATGAGCAGTTGGAATTTCCGGTTGTCTATGCTTCCGCTTTAAACGGAACTTCTGGATACAAAGCTAACGAGCAGGAAGAAACGATGGATCCTGTGTTTCAGACGATACTCGAACATATTCCTGCACCAATCGATAACAGGGAAGAACCATTGCAATTCCAAATTACGTTATTAGATTACAATGACTATGTAGGCAGAATCGGTATTGGCAGAGTAGTACGGGGTACGATGAAAGTTGGCCAGCAGGTTGTTATTTTGAAAAAAGATGGAACACAAAAGTCATTCCGTATTACGAAACTGTTTGGATTTATCGGTTTAAAACGAATTGAAATTCAAGAAGCTGTATCTGGTGATGTAGTGGCTGTTGCTGGGTTAGAAGATATTAATGTAGGAGAAACGGTCTGTCCTCAAGATCATCCAGAAAGTCTTCCATGGTTACGGATTGATGAACCCACACTGCAAATGACGTTCCTTGTAAATAATAGTCCGTTTGCAGGTAAAGAAGGAAAGTTTGTTACCGCTAGAAAAATTGAAGAACGCTTGCTGAAGCAATTGGAAACAGATGTTAGTCTTCGCGTTGACCCGACTGATTCACCTGATGCATGGATTGTTTCTGGGCGAGGGGAGCTGCATTTATCGATTCTGATTGAGAATATGCGCCGAGAAGGCTTTGAATTGCAGTTATCGAAACCACAAGTCATTATAAAAGAAATAGATGGTGTAAAATGTGAACCAGTAGAAAGGGTTCAAGTAGATGTTCCGGAAGAATATACAGGTGCCATTATGGAATCGCTTGGTTCAAGAAAAGGCGAAATGCTGGATATGGCAAATCAAGGAAATGGACAAGTACGCTTAGAGTTTAAAGTTCCATCTCGTGGATTGTTGGGATATGCTACCGAATTTATGTCGCAAACACGTGGCTATGGTATCTTGAACCATACCTTTGAAGGATACGAGCCGGTAATTAAAGGTCAGGTTGGCGGAAGAAGAGAAGGGGTACTTGTTGCTCTAGAAAATGGGAAGACGTCGACCTACGGGATTATGCAATTGGAAGATCGCGGCGTTATCTTTGTTACACCTGGAACAGAAGTGTATGCGGGTATGATTGTAGGCGAACATAATCGTGATAATGATCTTACGGTAAACATTACAAAAGAAAAGCATTTAACAAATGTTCGCTCTGCAACGAAAGATCAAACAATAACAATCCGTAAATCGCGTAATATGTCTTTGGAAGAGGCATTACAATATTTAAATGAAGATGAGTATTGCGAAGTAACACCCGAATCTATTCGCTTACGTAAAAAAATTCTTAATAAGAATGAACGCGAAAAAGCAGCGAAAAGAAATAAATAA
- a CDS encoding SLC13 family permease: MKKRQFLGLILGPILFVILFFLPNLTGLDDSPRAVLAVTAWVACWWITEAIPIPATSLLPIFLLPITGGAEEKTATMAYGNPIVFMYMGGFTIALAIEKWNLHKRIAMTIISMVGTSSQRIILGVLLATALLSMWISNAATALMMLPIALALITEVKENNLLDEKSLHHFAKGLLLTVAYAASIGGLATLIGSVPNAVFAGVASSVLDQQVTFTDWFLFGFPLTIILLAALYFYITRIQFKVNQTGNISDDFAKQQLRKLGPMSYEEKAVLFIFTITGALWISSGFLPEGLRLSDTSISIIGATAMFLLPSKKETGELMQWKDMKDLPWGLLLLFGGGLSLAAAFEESGLTEWFGTLLSALESLPYLLILIVLAAIVLFMTEIMSNTAVSNMLIPISIGLAIGIGVDPYGIMAVVALSASCAFMLPISTPPNAAVFSSEYLTIDDMVKAGFWMNIFAILVIVVFVYFWQPIVLTF, from the coding sequence GTGAAGAAACGTCAATTTCTAGGGCTTATCCTTGGTCCGATTTTATTTGTAATCTTGTTTTTTTTACCCAATTTAACCGGGCTTGATGATTCTCCAAGGGCTGTCCTAGCAGTTACTGCATGGGTAGCATGCTGGTGGATAACAGAAGCAATTCCAATACCGGCAACATCTTTGCTTCCTATTTTTTTATTACCTATCACAGGTGGAGCAGAAGAAAAAACAGCTACCATGGCTTACGGCAACCCAATCGTTTTTATGTATATGGGTGGCTTTACAATTGCGCTTGCCATTGAAAAATGGAATCTCCATAAGCGAATTGCTATGACCATTATTTCCATGGTGGGTACAAGCAGTCAACGTATTATTCTAGGTGTATTGCTTGCCACAGCTCTTTTATCCATGTGGATTTCGAATGCGGCAACAGCTCTTATGATGTTACCAATCGCTTTAGCGTTAATAACAGAAGTAAAAGAAAATAACCTGCTTGATGAGAAATCATTGCATCATTTTGCAAAAGGCTTATTATTAACTGTAGCGTATGCTGCGTCCATTGGAGGACTAGCTACCCTAATTGGATCTGTACCAAATGCAGTTTTTGCCGGTGTTGCATCTAGTGTTCTCGATCAGCAAGTTACATTTACAGACTGGTTTTTATTTGGTTTTCCTCTTACGATTATTTTATTAGCAGCTTTATATTTTTATATAACTCGTATTCAATTCAAAGTAAACCAAACTGGAAATATCTCAGATGACTTTGCTAAGCAACAACTTAGAAAGCTTGGTCCCATGTCTTATGAGGAAAAAGCAGTGTTATTTATTTTTACGATTACCGGGGCGCTATGGATATCTTCTGGATTTCTACCAGAAGGCTTGCGCTTATCTGATACAAGTATTTCTATTATTGGAGCAACTGCTATGTTTTTATTGCCGAGCAAAAAAGAGACCGGGGAATTAATGCAATGGAAGGATATGAAAGATCTTCCTTGGGGACTGCTCCTTCTATTTGGTGGTGGGCTTTCGCTAGCAGCTGCTTTTGAAGAATCTGGTTTAACAGAATGGTTTGGAACATTGCTAAGTGCATTAGAATCACTTCCTTATCTACTTATACTAATAGTACTTGCTGCGATCGTACTATTTATGACCGAGATCATGTCAAATACAGCCGTATCAAATATGTTAATACCAATCAGTATTGGGCTTGCAATTGGCATCGGTGTTGATCCGTATGGTATTATGGCGGTCGTAGCTCTGTCGGCTTCTTGTGCATTCATGCTACCAATCTCTACACCTCCAAATGCAGCAGTGTTCAGTTCCGAATACTTAACAATAGATGACATGGTTAAAGCAGGTTTTTGGATGAACATTTTTGCAATTTTGGTAATAGTGGTATTTGTTTACTTCTGGCAGCCGATTGTATTAACCTTTTAA
- a CDS encoding sensor histidine kinase — MKLQSQLNAAFTALLFVIMAVTGYVIYSLILDLLIQDEQRQLKQKGDLIVDVLNDQYESTSVSNLNKLLEDQGLQMFIYDRNQHVAASPTLPDSVVSGFFKKNDFADADKTLWEYNGAKFVTSRIIFTPESTGVELILLTPLSDLELVQQSFIFRLLIVFFIGGAIAIILSYFLTRKLVTPLSQLKKQLKKIEKRQFRSIKRIKATGEIKEVEQSVYDMAQELERYINSQQTFFQNASHELKTPLMTIQGYAEGIRDHIFDAKEEEKGLDVMVTEVKRLKKIINEMILLAKLDSEPDVYTPEKIQLKQVMEQVVDRALPIVNEKGIELKHTIQGSPEIVADGEKMLRALLNLTFNAIRHAHATVHFDIKKENKKILIVIEDDGEGVSENLIPHIFHRFVKGKGGETGLGLAIARAIIEQSNGKISVHRSKLGGARFEIVFTLK; from the coding sequence ATGAAGCTACAATCGCAATTAAATGCCGCTTTTACAGCTTTGCTATTCGTTATTATGGCTGTTACCGGGTATGTCATCTATTCCCTCATCTTGGATTTGCTCATCCAAGATGAACAGCGGCAGTTAAAACAAAAGGGTGATTTAATCGTTGATGTGTTAAATGATCAATATGAAAGTACAAGCGTAAGTAACTTAAATAAATTGTTAGAAGATCAAGGTTTACAAATGTTTATTTATGACAGAAATCAGCATGTAGCTGCATCGCCGACCCTTCCTGACAGTGTCGTTTCCGGTTTTTTTAAGAAAAATGATTTTGCCGATGCGGATAAAACATTATGGGAGTATAATGGTGCCAAGTTTGTCACTTCAAGGATTATTTTTACTCCTGAGAGTACAGGCGTTGAACTTATTCTTTTAACACCTTTAAGTGATTTAGAATTAGTCCAGCAAAGTTTTATCTTTCGCCTATTAATTGTGTTTTTCATAGGCGGTGCGATCGCGATTATTCTAAGTTATTTTTTAACTCGCAAGCTAGTGACCCCACTTTCGCAGCTGAAAAAGCAGTTAAAAAAGATAGAGAAACGGCAATTTCGTTCCATTAAGCGAATTAAAGCGACAGGTGAAATAAAGGAAGTGGAACAAAGTGTCTATGATATGGCGCAAGAGTTGGAAAGATATATTAACTCGCAACAAACCTTTTTTCAAAATGCCAGCCATGAGTTAAAGACCCCCCTTATGACAATTCAAGGTTATGCAGAGGGGATACGAGACCATATTTTTGATGCTAAAGAGGAAGAAAAAGGTCTTGACGTGATGGTGACAGAAGTAAAACGCTTGAAAAAAATTATTAACGAAATGATACTATTAGCTAAGTTAGATAGTGAACCAGACGTCTATACACCTGAAAAGATCCAGTTAAAACAAGTGATGGAGCAGGTAGTGGACCGGGCTCTCCCGATAGTAAATGAAAAGGGGATTGAGCTAAAGCATACGATACAAGGTTCCCCGGAAATAGTAGCAGATGGAGAAAAAATGCTACGAGCATTATTAAATTTAACATTTAATGCGATTCGCCATGCTCATGCAACAGTTCATTTCGATATTAAGAAAGAAAATAAAAAAATTCTCATCGTCATAGAAGATGATGGGGAAGGAGTATCTGAAAACTTAATTCCACATATTTTTCACCGGTTTGTAAAAGGGAAAGGTGGAGAAACAGGACTGGGGCTTGCAATTGCAAGAGCAATTATTGAACAGTCCAATGGAAAAATTTCTGTTCACCGGTCGAAATTAGGTGGAGCAAGGTTTGAAATTGTATTTACTCTAAAGTGA
- a CDS encoding response regulator transcription factor has translation MNHHIGIVEDDPNIRNIVSAYLKKEGFTVTLLESAEEAWELWKTEPPAMWILDIMLPGMDGYEFCKKIRMESEVPIIIISAKDEEIDKILGLELGGDDYLTKPFSPRELVARVKRLFKRSSISLANTEVNDTRVTVDELTIDKEERRIFFRGEEYEVTTKEFDMLLILVENVNRAFSREELLIKIWGDNYFGSDRAVDDLVKRIRKKLPHLPLETVWGYGYRLRNEGEVT, from the coding sequence ATGAATCATCATATTGGAATAGTTGAAGACGATCCAAATATACGTAATATTGTATCTGCCTATTTAAAAAAAGAAGGATTTACGGTCACATTACTGGAATCTGCTGAAGAAGCATGGGAACTTTGGAAAACAGAACCTCCAGCCATGTGGATATTAGATATTATGCTTCCGGGAATGGACGGCTATGAGTTTTGTAAAAAGATTCGTATGGAAAGTGAAGTACCGATTATTATTATTTCAGCGAAGGATGAAGAAATTGACAAAATTCTTGGACTTGAGCTCGGGGGAGATGATTATTTAACTAAACCATTTAGTCCAAGAGAGCTAGTTGCTAGGGTAAAAAGATTATTTAAGCGATCCAGTATAAGTTTGGCGAATACTGAAGTAAATGATACTAGAGTGACTGTTGATGAATTGACGATTGATAAAGAAGAACGTCGTATTTTCTTTCGGGGGGAAGAATATGAAGTGACAACGAAAGAATTTGATATGTTACTTATTTTAGTGGAAAATGTGAATCGCGCCTTTTCAAGGGAGGAGCTATTAATTAAAATCTGGGGAGACAATTACTTCGGAAGCGATCGGGCGGTGGACGACCTCGTTAAACGAATTCGTAAAAAACTTCCTCATTTGCCTTTAGAAACAGTGTGGGGATATGGCTACCGGCTTCGAAATGAAGGAGAAGTTACATGA
- a CDS encoding S1C family serine protease — MDDKNNEHHNQQPGYTISNRSQESNQNQDFNQQSNEELIHQNHYSNHDENTPANNKSSNKSMLHFFLGGISGGVVAVLIIAVLMFTNIIPINQGNGNGSASAGEDKQAAEVVKTLTSEDADVATNIEETSKAVVGVINMQQQSIWTESQEAGTGSGIIYKKENGKAYVITNHHVVEGAEEVEVALNYSEKRLNAKVLGTDELTDLAVLEIDGDAITTVANMGSSSDLKVGENVMAIGNPLGMEFANTVTKGVISGLDRSVPIDTNGDRQADWVTEVIQTDAAINPGNSGGALVNEKGAVVGINSMKIARQEVEGIGFAIPVDAALPIVEQLEKNGEIERPLIGISTAAIEQVPPQYRAEIPLPEDVKGGMVIANVEEGSPADKAGLQQFDVITKINDHEVTSILELRKFLYSDASVGEEVNIEYYRGGKKETTKLTLEAKEPVNKNANEE; from the coding sequence ATGGATGATAAAAATAATGAACATCATAATCAGCAGCCAGGATATACAATATCCAATAGATCACAAGAGTCCAATCAAAATCAAGATTTTAATCAGCAAAGCAACGAAGAACTGATACATCAGAATCACTATAGCAACCACGATGAAAATACTCCAGCCAATAATAAATCAAGCAATAAATCTATGCTCCATTTTTTTCTAGGTGGAATATCGGGTGGAGTTGTTGCCGTTCTCATAATTGCAGTATTAATGTTTACAAATATCATCCCGATTAATCAAGGAAATGGAAATGGATCTGCTTCAGCAGGAGAAGATAAACAAGCCGCAGAAGTAGTTAAAACCCTCACTTCTGAAGATGCAGATGTTGCTACAAATATTGAAGAAACTTCAAAAGCCGTTGTTGGTGTAATAAATATGCAACAACAGAGTATTTGGACGGAAAGCCAAGAAGCAGGTACTGGATCTGGAATTATCTATAAAAAAGAGAATGGTAAGGCTTATGTAATTACAAACCACCATGTAGTAGAAGGTGCGGAAGAAGTAGAAGTTGCCTTAAATTATTCTGAGAAACGCCTAAATGCGAAAGTCTTGGGAACCGATGAATTAACGGATTTAGCAGTATTAGAAATTGACGGAGATGCGATCACCACTGTTGCCAACATGGGATCTTCCAGTGATTTAAAAGTTGGTGAAAATGTGATGGCGATTGGGAACCCGCTTGGAATGGAATTTGCTAACACAGTGACGAAAGGCGTAATTAGCGGACTAGATCGGTCTGTACCGATAGATACAAATGGGGATAGGCAGGCAGATTGGGTCACAGAAGTTATCCAAACCGATGCCGCGATTAACCCTGGAAACAGTGGCGGTGCACTTGTAAATGAAAAAGGTGCCGTTGTAGGAATTAACTCCATGAAAATTGCACGTCAGGAAGTTGAAGGTATCGGCTTTGCTATACCTGTAGACGCTGCACTGCCAATTGTTGAACAGTTAGAAAAGAATGGGGAGATCGAACGTCCACTAATTGGTATTAGTACTGCAGCCATTGAACAAGTTCCGCCTCAATACAGAGCAGAAATTCCATTACCTGAAGATGTTAAAGGAGGAATGGTGATAGCGAATGTAGAAGAAGGATCACCTGCTGATAAAGCTGGTTTACAGCAGTTTGATGTCATCACAAAAATTAATGACCATGAAGTAACCTCTATTTTAGAGTTACGTAAGTTTCTGTATTCGGATGCTTCTGTCGGCGAAGAAGTAAATATCGAATATTACCGCGGCGGTAAAAAAGAAACAACTAAATTAACTCTAGAAGCGAAAGAGCCAGTAAATAAGAATGCGAACGAAGAATAA
- a CDS encoding zinc ribbon domain-containing protein translates to MLKNPNDRRIPMLCPNCEQESKEGKYCTNCGAHLYPEQAATVEEEGESQLNTATNKRDFSSTINAEAKHFASFFMTYLKSPHNARFVTQQDFIPAIISIVLLSLTITLSFYLVTLQFGSFFVSISFLDGFIIPFIQHLLVYAFMTILTYFSTKLTGQHISWKNTVTKVGAYTIPFIITFLIGIVLTLIRIPFSSVLTFISLLGPVIFIPSFILLEQQHEKKGYDRIYVLIGFYIVSFVLATIILQNMLGSIFGNLMENFFQGF, encoded by the coding sequence TTGCTGAAAAATCCAAACGATAGGAGGATACCAATGCTTTGTCCTAACTGTGAACAAGAATCAAAAGAAGGTAAGTATTGTACCAATTGCGGTGCACATCTTTATCCAGAACAAGCAGCAACAGTTGAAGAAGAAGGTGAAAGTCAACTCAATACTGCAACAAATAAAAGAGATTTTTCATCAACCATAAACGCAGAAGCAAAACATTTTGCAAGCTTTTTTATGACTTATTTGAAATCTCCACACAACGCACGATTTGTAACACAGCAAGATTTTATACCTGCCATTATATCCATTGTTCTATTATCACTTACTATCACATTAAGCTTTTATCTTGTAACACTTCAGTTTGGTAGCTTTTTTGTAAGCATCAGTTTTTTAGATGGATTTATTATCCCATTTATACAACACCTTTTAGTCTATGCTTTTATGACGATACTAACTTATTTTAGTACAAAATTAACCGGGCAACATATTTCATGGAAAAATACCGTAACGAAAGTGGGAGCATATACTATTCCTTTTATCATTACGTTTTTAATTGGAATAGTACTTACATTAATTAGAATCCCTTTTTCCAGTGTGCTTACTTTTATTAGTTTACTTGGTCCTGTCATATTTATTCCATCTTTTATCCTGCTTGAGCAACAACACGAGAAAAAAGGTTACGACAGAATTTATGTGTTAATCGGCTTTTATATTGTTTCTTTTGTATTAGCCACTATCATTTTGCAAAATATGCTTGGGAGCATATTTGGAAATTTAATGGAAAACTTCTTTCAAGGTTTTTAG
- a CDS encoding zinc ribbon domain-containing protein, which produces MEQKGCLKCGSTNADQKEVAMTGTGLSKMFDVQSNHFLVVYCKDCGYSEFYNKNSSKGSNIFDLFFG; this is translated from the coding sequence TTGGAACAAAAAGGTTGTTTAAAATGCGGAAGTACGAATGCAGACCAAAAAGAAGTAGCCATGACTGGAACAGGACTATCAAAAATGTTTGATGTTCAGAGCAATCATTTTTTAGTGGTTTACTGTAAAGATTGCGGCTATTCTGAGTTTTATAACAAAAATAGCTCTAAAGGGAGCAATATTTTCGATTTGTTTTTCGGTTAA
- a CDS encoding TraR/DksA C4-type zinc finger protein gives MINEQQLAACKNALQNRQSELISHVQDHLGLTLESMQQSTGELSNYDNHPADTASELFERGKDVALNEHAEKELEDINKALHAIAEGTYGICRECGRDIPYERLEAMPTADRCIEHAKSNSFNHPRTMEEEVYSPNINPDEVSDETQVGYDAEDAWQEVSRYGTSETPSDFYGDKASYNKMYPNSDEAVGYVEDVEGYLGASADGKYTEPITDQQTDHDDI, from the coding sequence ATGATTAATGAGCAGCAATTAGCAGCATGTAAAAATGCTTTACAAAATCGACAATCCGAACTTATTTCTCATGTTCAGGACCATTTAGGTTTAACATTAGAATCCATGCAACAATCTACTGGGGAATTATCCAACTATGACAATCATCCAGCAGATACAGCTTCAGAGTTATTTGAAAGGGGAAAGGACGTTGCACTTAATGAGCATGCCGAAAAGGAGTTAGAGGATATCAATAAAGCACTGCATGCGATTGCAGAGGGAACTTATGGGATTTGCAGGGAATGTGGAAGAGATATCCCTTATGAGCGACTTGAAGCGATGCCAACTGCAGACCGTTGTATAGAGCATGCAAAAAGTAATTCTTTTAATCATCCACGTACAATGGAAGAAGAAGTATATAGTCCGAATATAAATCCAGATGAAGTATCAGATGAAACACAGGTGGGATATGACGCAGAGGACGCGTGGCAGGAAGTAAGCCGTTATGGGACATCTGAAACCCCTTCTGATTTTTATGGAGATAAAGCAAGTTATAACAAAATGTATCCCAATAGTGATGAAGCAGTTGGTTATGTAGAGGATGTAGAAGGTTACCTAGGAGCATCCGCGGATGGAAAATATACAGAGCCCATTACAGATCAGCAAACAGATCATGATGACATATAA
- a CDS encoding GNAT family N-acetyltransferase, which produces MEWLHKSFHELHQMEIYAIFKARVDVFVVEQQCAYPEVDEFDLQATHIWLHDNQKMVAYARILPANSKYQEVSIGRVLVTNNYRGKGYGKQLMKQAIHYAANHFKSNIKIQAQQYLSAFYESFGFKQISPAYLEDGIWHIDMIWEHK; this is translated from the coding sequence ATGGAATGGCTACATAAATCGTTCCATGAACTGCATCAAATGGAAATATACGCAATATTCAAAGCAAGAGTAGATGTGTTTGTTGTTGAACAGCAATGTGCTTATCCAGAAGTAGATGAATTCGATTTGCAGGCTACACATATTTGGTTGCATGATAATCAAAAAATGGTAGCATATGCTCGGATTCTTCCTGCTAATAGTAAATATCAAGAAGTATCTATTGGGCGAGTGTTGGTAACGAATAATTATCGGGGAAAAGGATATGGAAAGCAATTAATGAAACAAGCTATCCATTATGCAGCTAACCATTTTAAAAGTAATATCAAAATTCAAGCCCAACAGTATTTATCAGCGTTTTACGAATCATTTGGTTTCAAGCAAATTTCACCTGCTTATTTAGAAGATGGAATTTGGCATATTGACATGATTTGGGAACATAAATAA